In uncultured Draconibacterium sp., one genomic interval encodes:
- a CDS encoding DUF4973 domain-containing protein, protein MKKIYYIVLFFMVAPFLFSACNDEWTEEQYEHFVSFKAPLNDLGVSPIYVSYKTDEVSNYKLPVIVSGSTPNPDDITVKVALDPDTLEALNYERFQNRTDLYYQQLTDSYFTMPSSVNIKAGEDVALLNIDFNFENIDLADKWILPLTIVDDTENGAYTPHPRKHYKRALLRVMPFNDYSGAYGAANLKTYIKGSENGAPIVKSNIQLYVVDDHTVFFYAGMVDEDRMDRHNYKVYAEFDQETGEVRLSSDNPDMEFQSYSTPTFIVDEQMDVTRPYLLKRTTIVEGIDFSFKDYSTSDVVDFEFTVRGQIAMERRINTQIPDEDQAIEW, encoded by the coding sequence ATGAAAAAAATATATTATATAGTACTGTTTTTTATGGTTGCGCCGTTTCTTTTTAGCGCCTGCAACGATGAATGGACAGAGGAGCAATACGAGCATTTTGTCTCTTTTAAAGCTCCGTTAAACGACCTGGGTGTAAGTCCGATTTATGTGAGCTACAAAACAGATGAGGTTTCAAATTATAAACTTCCTGTAATTGTTAGTGGGTCAACACCAAATCCTGACGATATAACTGTAAAGGTGGCTCTTGATCCCGACACTTTAGAGGCACTGAATTACGAGCGCTTTCAAAACAGAACTGACCTGTATTATCAGCAGCTGACTGATTCGTATTTTACGATGCCTTCATCTGTTAATATTAAGGCCGGAGAAGATGTTGCACTTTTAAATATCGATTTTAATTTCGAGAACATTGATTTGGCGGATAAGTGGATACTTCCGCTGACAATTGTAGACGATACGGAGAATGGCGCTTACACGCCACATCCGAGGAAACACTACAAAAGAGCCCTGTTGCGTGTGATGCCTTTTAATGATTATTCAGGAGCCTATGGTGCAGCAAACCTAAAAACCTATATAAAAGGCAGCGAGAATGGTGCACCTATCGTTAAAAGTAATATTCAGCTTTATGTTGTTGATGATCATACCGTTTTCTTTTATGCCGGAATGGTTGACGAGGATCGAATGGATCGTCATAATTATAAAGTTTATGCTGAATTTGATCAGGAGACAGGTGAAGTGAGACTTTCTTCTGACAATCCTGATATGGAGTTTCAGTCCTATAGCACACCAACATTTATTGTTGATGAGCAAATGGATGTTACCCGTCCATACTTGCTAAAGCGTACTACCATTGTTGAAGGTATCGACTTTAGCTTTAAAGACTATTCAACATCTGATGTTGTTGATTTTGAATTTACCGTTCGTGGTCAAATAGCCATGGAACGTAGAATTAATACACAAATACCAGACGAAGATCAGGCGATTGAATGGTAG
- a CDS encoding RagB/SusD family nutrient uptake outer membrane protein, with product MKINNKRTLYLLLTLVFVTGIFSSCTDYLESDQYFKDRMTIEKVFSSKPYSEEWLAHVYSDMKGQCADVANKRNTPHCFADDMYYGGDDADFGVTGSGVNFSYNIFHTGSYSENDKQGTWTQAYRGIRNATTFIHNIYMNTELNEEEIADYRAQARFARAYYYWILLRKYGPIPILPDEGIDYNDSYDEIATPRSSYEECAEYISSEMLLAAEDLKLTRDPYTEVARPTKGAALAARAQALLFAASPLMNGNTDDYAMDLVDDEGNQLLSTTYDEEKWARAAAAAKDVIELGVYKLFTVNYKTSGNSAYPATIDPPYDPEFSDKDWPEGWKNIDPFESYRALFNGTATGDNPELIFTRGDNGNEQVAGMVANQLPIIADGWSNNGVTQKQVDAYYMKDGSDVPGKDREIGRGDGSSRVSGFVTQEDVDAGMYKPLPAGASLQYADMEPRFYASVAYSGSIWHMQNATLPQDREKQVFYYRGGGNGYTNTLAWLRTGIGMKKFVHPGDTNEGGVPGGGPLVVRKLEPAIRYADILLMYAEALNELDGTYQIQSWDGSTTYSIGRDVNEMKKGIRPVRIRAGVPDYTADVYGDKDLFRATLKRERQIELLGEGKRYYDLRRWKDAPAEESLPIYGCNVLMDKDNRELFHTPVNSWGLQSAFADKMWFWPIGHNELKRNKRLTQNPGWTYND from the coding sequence ATGAAAATTAATAATAAAAGAACATTATACTTGCTGTTAACACTGGTATTCGTAACAGGTATTTTTTCGTCCTGTACCGATTATCTGGAGTCTGATCAGTATTTTAAAGACCGAATGACCATCGAAAAGGTTTTCTCAAGCAAGCCTTATTCGGAAGAATGGTTAGCACATGTTTACTCTGATATGAAAGGACAATGTGCAGACGTAGCAAATAAACGTAATACGCCTCACTGTTTTGCCGACGATATGTACTATGGCGGCGATGATGCCGATTTTGGTGTTACCGGTTCCGGAGTGAATTTCTCGTATAATATTTTTCACACCGGTTCATACTCAGAAAATGATAAACAGGGAACATGGACTCAGGCGTACCGTGGAATTCGCAATGCAACAACCTTTATTCATAATATTTATATGAATACGGAATTGAACGAAGAGGAAATTGCAGATTATCGCGCGCAGGCACGTTTTGCACGAGCTTACTATTATTGGATTCTTTTACGCAAATACGGCCCGATTCCTATCCTGCCTGACGAAGGTATTGATTATAACGACAGCTACGACGAGATCGCGACTCCACGCAGTTCGTACGAAGAATGTGCTGAATATATCAGCAGCGAAATGTTATTGGCGGCAGAAGACCTGAAGCTAACCCGAGATCCATATACCGAAGTAGCCCGTCCAACCAAAGGGGCAGCGCTTGCAGCTCGCGCACAGGCATTGTTATTTGCTGCCAGTCCGCTGATGAATGGTAATACCGACGATTATGCCATGGACCTGGTAGATGATGAAGGCAACCAGTTATTGTCAACAACCTACGATGAAGAGAAGTGGGCAAGAGCAGCTGCCGCTGCCAAAGATGTAATTGAACTTGGTGTTTACAAGTTGTTTACCGTAAATTATAAAACATCAGGTAATAGCGCTTATCCTGCAACGATTGATCCTCCTTACGATCCTGAGTTTTCTGATAAAGATTGGCCGGAAGGATGGAAAAATATTGATCCGTTTGAATCATACCGTGCCTTATTTAACGGTACAGCAACTGGTGATAATCCCGAGTTGATTTTTACCCGCGGAGATAACGGAAATGAGCAGGTTGCTGGCATGGTGGCCAACCAGTTACCCATTATTGCCGACGGATGGTCGAACAATGGAGTAACACAAAAGCAAGTTGACGCATATTACATGAAAGACGGTTCGGACGTTCCGGGGAAAGACCGTGAAATAGGCCGTGGAGATGGCAGTAGCCGTGTGTCCGGTTTTGTAACCCAGGAAGATGTGGATGCAGGAATGTACAAACCGCTGCCCGCAGGCGCTTCTTTACAATATGCCGACATGGAACCACGCTTTTATGCATCGGTAGCCTATAGTGGTAGCATCTGGCACATGCAAAATGCAACCCTGCCACAAGACCGCGAAAAGCAGGTGTTTTATTACCGCGGTGGTGGTAATGGTTATACCAATACCCTGGCTTGGCTTCGTACCGGTATCGGGATGAAAAAATTTGTACACCCGGGTGATACCAATGAAGGTGGTGTGCCTGGAGGTGGCCCATTGGTTGTTCGAAAGCTGGAACCGGCAATTCGTTATGCCGATATTTTGTTAATGTACGCCGAGGCTTTAAACGAGCTGGACGGTACTTATCAAATCCAGTCGTGGGATGGAAGCACAACCTATTCCATTGGTCGTGATGTTAACGAAATGAAAAAAGGTATTCGCCCCGTTCGTATACGTGCAGGAGTTCCTGATTACACTGCAGATGTATACGGTGATAAGGATTTATTTCGTGCTACTTTGAAACGCGAACGCCAGATTGAATTGCTGGGTGAAGGAAAACGTTACTACGATTTGCGACGTTGGAAAGATGCGCCTGCCGAAGAATCTTTACCGATTTACGGATGTAATGTTCTGATGGACAAAGATAACAGGGAGTTGTTCCATACGCCGGTTAACTCTTGGGGGCTTCAATCAGCTTTCGCTGATAAAATGTGGTTCTGGCCCATAGGGCATAACGAACTCAAACGTAATAAACGCCTGACCCAAAACCCCGGTTGGACTTATAATGATTAA